One genomic window of Pocillopora verrucosa isolate sample1 chromosome 8, ASM3666991v2, whole genome shotgun sequence includes the following:
- the LOC131776618 gene encoding ankyrin repeat and BTB/POZ domain-containing protein 2-like isoform X1 — MEQWYLPANSHFLIPGTAENSKSPRNGGLVAQLENDWDVWLPMLPQLDEFPWTLQDISKVLRLGRTREHFRAISPQAVERVSFLLQRPLLRIVREAKRLSVRYSKCSKHEIQTSIRLVLSLSMARTCVTLASKAFSLYSMSSDRFRRSKRTRCGLILPVGKIFRWLVNMKVAARIYDAAAIYLSATLEYIAEELVYRAVNNLEGIDQVTPEVIEEWINTDGDLWGIFQPYYHLLSGRTAFGITDSIEMYAAPKKALSSPKTGSPRRRGLDKCMTTACVTSVAELTELVHQARQRFSDAYQSKDNKFMSQVDWATNALHTLSYFMKCSHQIDEDISDILAATRRAHSQLPPLVEWLRVASLHVEHRGSSIVDDDDVRQAARLLLPFNDCEPRALCPTDSLTVSSSLSPTTAAVSFQQDLGLRLLLSGRVDVIPQALVMLGPEKANTINLQGMTPLMYACAYGNEALVKRLIECHALLDTQVPNNKQIYPLLNLELISWTALSFAAMKGHVNVCQLLLDAGANPNGAMNHGKENQVETPLQLAAATGNYEVVSMLLRKAADPYVSVNTCSFSPGLRGFGNAYAAAAAHGLKNILRKLLAEPGPRRENDMLSLTEILTEGSLSDEGNEMKLTKKKSMALEEALYHSCEHGFLEIAMELRSLGVPWNIHCWSQTVGHAYERGQKAFLECLLRDFQSMPTNEYTSDFCEDGLVILFNIFKECEDLALSKELASVLSCCFSRQPLKEIEILPITQTSIRIGPDYINSPEMSDITFVVEGRPFYAHKIILATASKKFKAMLSNKTIEPNDGSTPCIEITDIKYEIFMLVIQFLYSGTVDDPVHQNKILELLQASQYFMLDSLKRHCERFAAKHLDCENVVDTYVFANLCEAKELLSYCAGFILKNLAAMMEVKNFRDTLFNNNSNELLQALKSCLIERIKANSTAKPPGRSPVQF, encoded by the exons ATGGAGCAGTGGTATTTACCGGCGAATTCTCATTTTCTCATCCCAGGGACGGCAGAAAATAGCAAGTCACCGAGAAATGGTGGACTAGTGGCTCAGTTAGAGAACGATTGGGACGTGTGGCTGCCTATGCTACCTCAATTGGACGAATTTCCATGGACACTACAAGACATTTCAAAAGTTCTTCGCCTCGGTAGAACGCGGGAACATTTTCGCGCCATTTCTCCACAAGCTGTAGAACGCGTGTCGTTTCTATTACAGCGACCTCTGCTGCGAATCGTGCGGGAAGCGAAACGACTTTCCGTGCGGTATTCGAAATGTTCTAAGCACGAGATCCAAACTAGTATTCGCTTGGTTCTTTCACTGTCCATGGCTAGGACGTGTGTGACACTAGCGTCCAAAGCATTTTCTCTGTATTCTATGTCCAGCGATAGATTTCGTCGGTCTAAAAGAACCCGCTGCGGTTTGATTCTTCCAGTGGGTAAGATTTTTCGCTGGCTGGTCAACATGAAAGTAGCCGCTCGTATCTATGACGCGGCAGCAATTTACCTGAGCGCTACGTTAGAATACATCGCTGAAGAGCTTGTCTATAGAGCTGTcaacaatctgg AGGGTATTGACCAAGTGACTCCCGAAGTAATCGAGGAGTGGATCAATACTGATGGTGATTTATGGGGAATTTTCCAGCCATATTATCATCTGCTCTCCGGTAGAACAGCATTTGGTATCACCGACTCTATCGAGATGTACGCTGCGCCAAAGAAAG ctCTAAGCAGCCCGAAAACAGGTTCACCAAGGCGGAGGGGATTGGACAAATGCATGACGACTGCCTGTGTTACATCAGTGGCTGAATTGACTGAGCTGGTACACCAGGCTCGACAGCGTTTCTCAGATGCGTACCAAAGCAAAGATAACAAATTTATGTCTCAAGTGGACTGGGCAACCAATGCACTGCACACTTTGTCTTATTTCATGAAGTGCTCCCATCAAATTGATGAGGACATTTCGGACATTTTGGCAGCTACGAGACG TGCACATTCCCAGCTTCCTCCGCTGGTAGAGTGGCTGAGAGTAGCGAGCCTGCACGTCGAACACCGTGGGAGCAGTATCGTCGATGACGATGACGTCAGACAGGCAGCCAGATTGCTACTGCCCTTTAACGACTGTGAGCCTCGAGCTTTGTG CCCCACAGATTCGTTGACCGTCTCTAGTTCCCTGTCCCCCACAACCGCAGCTGTTAGCTTTCAGCAAGACCTGGGCTTGCGCCTGCTCTTAAGCGGAAGAGTCGACGTAATACCGCAGGCTCTTGTAATGTTAGGACCTGAGAAAGCCAACACTATCAATCTACAG GGAATGACGCCGCTGATGTACGCATGCGCTTACGGTAACGAGGCTCTTGTCAAGAGGCTGATAGAGTGCCACGCGTTACTAGACACCCAG GttccaaacaacaaacaaatctATCCACTCCTAAACTTGGAGCTCATCTCCTGGACCGCACTGTCTTTTGCGGCCATGAAAGGTCACGTGAACGTGTGTCAG CTATTGTTAGACGCTGGAGCAAATCCAAACGGAGCTATGAATCAtgggaaagaaaaccaagtgGAGACTCCATTACAGTTGGCTGCCGCAACAG GTAATTACGAAGTCGTCTCCATGCTCCTGAGGAAAGCTGCAGATCCCTATGTCAGCGTTAACACGTGTTCTTTTAGCCCAGGATTGCGGGGGTTTGGAAACGCGTATGCTGCTGCGGCTGCACATGGGCTCAAAAACATCTTGCGGAAACTACTGGCGGAGCCTGGTCCACGACGGGAAAACGACATGTTGTCACTTACAGAAATTCTTACCGAAG GTTCTCTCTCGGATGAAGGAAACGAAAtgaaattaacaaagaaaaaaagcatggCTCTTGAG GAGGCTCTGTACCACAGCTGTGAGCATGGATTCCTTGAAATCGCAATGGAGTTAAGAAGTTTGG GTGTGCCATGGAACATCCATTGTTGGAGTCAAACTGTAGGTCACGCTTACGAACGAGGACAAAAGGCATTCCTCGAATGTTTGTTGCGCGACTTTCAGTCAATGCCGACTAATGAGTACACAAGTGACTTCTGTGAGGACGGACTTGTCATCCTgttcaatattttcaaggaaTGTGAG GACCTTGCTCTGTCGAAGGAGCTTGCCTCGGTGCTGTCGTGTTGTTTTAGCCGTCAACCTCTAAAGGAGATCGAGATACTTCCCATAACACAGACGTCAATCAGAATCG GCCCAGATTACATTAACAGCCCTGAGATGTCTGACATCACGTTTGTTGTTGAAGGGCGACCGTTTTACGCTCATAAAATCATCCTGGCCACCGCCTCAAAGAAGTTTAAG GCAATGCTGTCAAACAAGACTATCGAGCCGAACGATGGGAGCACCCCCTGTATTGAAATAACTGAcataaaatatgaaatatttatg CTTGTGATTCAGTTTTTATACAGCGGAACGGTGGACGATCCTGtacatcaaaataaaattctggAG TTGTTACAGGCTTCGCAGTACTTCATGTTGGACTCATTAAAACGTCATTGTGAGCGTTTTGCTGCGAAACACCTTGACTGTGAAAACGTTGTCGACACATACGTTTTCGCAAAT TTGTGTGAGGCAAAAGAGCTGCTCAGCTATTGCGCaggtttcattttgaaaaacctGGCAGCCATGATGGAAGTCAAGAATTTTAGGGACACTTTGTTTAACAACAATAGCAATGAG CTTTTACAAGCCCTGAAGTCTTGTTTGATTGAAAGAATCAAAGCGAACAGTACAGCGAAACCACCCGGAAGGTCACCCGTCCAGTTTTGA
- the LOC131776618 gene encoding ankyrin repeat and BTB/POZ domain-containing protein 2-like isoform X2 — protein sequence MLPQLDEFPWTLQDISKVLRLGRTREHFRAISPQAVERVSFLLQRPLLRIVREAKRLSVRYSKCSKHEIQTSIRLVLSLSMARTCVTLASKAFSLYSMSSDRFRRSKRTRCGLILPVGKIFRWLVNMKVAARIYDAAAIYLSATLEYIAEELVYRAVNNLEGIDQVTPEVIEEWINTDGDLWGIFQPYYHLLSGRTAFGITDSIEMYAAPKKALSSPKTGSPRRRGLDKCMTTACVTSVAELTELVHQARQRFSDAYQSKDNKFMSQVDWATNALHTLSYFMKCSHQIDEDISDILAATRRAHSQLPPLVEWLRVASLHVEHRGSSIVDDDDVRQAARLLLPFNDCEPRALCPTDSLTVSSSLSPTTAAVSFQQDLGLRLLLSGRVDVIPQALVMLGPEKANTINLQGMTPLMYACAYGNEALVKRLIECHALLDTQVPNNKQIYPLLNLELISWTALSFAAMKGHVNVCQLLLDAGANPNGAMNHGKENQVETPLQLAAATGNYEVVSMLLRKAADPYVSVNTCSFSPGLRGFGNAYAAAAAHGLKNILRKLLAEPGPRRENDMLSLTEILTEGSLSDEGNEMKLTKKKSMALEEALYHSCEHGFLEIAMELRSLGVPWNIHCWSQTVGHAYERGQKAFLECLLRDFQSMPTNEYTSDFCEDGLVILFNIFKECEDLALSKELASVLSCCFSRQPLKEIEILPITQTSIRIGPDYINSPEMSDITFVVEGRPFYAHKIILATASKKFKAMLSNKTIEPNDGSTPCIEITDIKYEIFMLVIQFLYSGTVDDPVHQNKILELLQASQYFMLDSLKRHCERFAAKHLDCENVVDTYVFANLCEAKELLSYCAGFILKNLAAMMEVKNFRDTLFNNNSNELLQALKSCLIERIKANSTAKPPGRSPVQF from the exons ATGCTACCTCAATTGGACGAATTTCCATGGACACTACAAGACATTTCAAAAGTTCTTCGCCTCGGTAGAACGCGGGAACATTTTCGCGCCATTTCTCCACAAGCTGTAGAACGCGTGTCGTTTCTATTACAGCGACCTCTGCTGCGAATCGTGCGGGAAGCGAAACGACTTTCCGTGCGGTATTCGAAATGTTCTAAGCACGAGATCCAAACTAGTATTCGCTTGGTTCTTTCACTGTCCATGGCTAGGACGTGTGTGACACTAGCGTCCAAAGCATTTTCTCTGTATTCTATGTCCAGCGATAGATTTCGTCGGTCTAAAAGAACCCGCTGCGGTTTGATTCTTCCAGTGGGTAAGATTTTTCGCTGGCTGGTCAACATGAAAGTAGCCGCTCGTATCTATGACGCGGCAGCAATTTACCTGAGCGCTACGTTAGAATACATCGCTGAAGAGCTTGTCTATAGAGCTGTcaacaatctgg AGGGTATTGACCAAGTGACTCCCGAAGTAATCGAGGAGTGGATCAATACTGATGGTGATTTATGGGGAATTTTCCAGCCATATTATCATCTGCTCTCCGGTAGAACAGCATTTGGTATCACCGACTCTATCGAGATGTACGCTGCGCCAAAGAAAG ctCTAAGCAGCCCGAAAACAGGTTCACCAAGGCGGAGGGGATTGGACAAATGCATGACGACTGCCTGTGTTACATCAGTGGCTGAATTGACTGAGCTGGTACACCAGGCTCGACAGCGTTTCTCAGATGCGTACCAAAGCAAAGATAACAAATTTATGTCTCAAGTGGACTGGGCAACCAATGCACTGCACACTTTGTCTTATTTCATGAAGTGCTCCCATCAAATTGATGAGGACATTTCGGACATTTTGGCAGCTACGAGACG TGCACATTCCCAGCTTCCTCCGCTGGTAGAGTGGCTGAGAGTAGCGAGCCTGCACGTCGAACACCGTGGGAGCAGTATCGTCGATGACGATGACGTCAGACAGGCAGCCAGATTGCTACTGCCCTTTAACGACTGTGAGCCTCGAGCTTTGTG CCCCACAGATTCGTTGACCGTCTCTAGTTCCCTGTCCCCCACAACCGCAGCTGTTAGCTTTCAGCAAGACCTGGGCTTGCGCCTGCTCTTAAGCGGAAGAGTCGACGTAATACCGCAGGCTCTTGTAATGTTAGGACCTGAGAAAGCCAACACTATCAATCTACAG GGAATGACGCCGCTGATGTACGCATGCGCTTACGGTAACGAGGCTCTTGTCAAGAGGCTGATAGAGTGCCACGCGTTACTAGACACCCAG GttccaaacaacaaacaaatctATCCACTCCTAAACTTGGAGCTCATCTCCTGGACCGCACTGTCTTTTGCGGCCATGAAAGGTCACGTGAACGTGTGTCAG CTATTGTTAGACGCTGGAGCAAATCCAAACGGAGCTATGAATCAtgggaaagaaaaccaagtgGAGACTCCATTACAGTTGGCTGCCGCAACAG GTAATTACGAAGTCGTCTCCATGCTCCTGAGGAAAGCTGCAGATCCCTATGTCAGCGTTAACACGTGTTCTTTTAGCCCAGGATTGCGGGGGTTTGGAAACGCGTATGCTGCTGCGGCTGCACATGGGCTCAAAAACATCTTGCGGAAACTACTGGCGGAGCCTGGTCCACGACGGGAAAACGACATGTTGTCACTTACAGAAATTCTTACCGAAG GTTCTCTCTCGGATGAAGGAAACGAAAtgaaattaacaaagaaaaaaagcatggCTCTTGAG GAGGCTCTGTACCACAGCTGTGAGCATGGATTCCTTGAAATCGCAATGGAGTTAAGAAGTTTGG GTGTGCCATGGAACATCCATTGTTGGAGTCAAACTGTAGGTCACGCTTACGAACGAGGACAAAAGGCATTCCTCGAATGTTTGTTGCGCGACTTTCAGTCAATGCCGACTAATGAGTACACAAGTGACTTCTGTGAGGACGGACTTGTCATCCTgttcaatattttcaaggaaTGTGAG GACCTTGCTCTGTCGAAGGAGCTTGCCTCGGTGCTGTCGTGTTGTTTTAGCCGTCAACCTCTAAAGGAGATCGAGATACTTCCCATAACACAGACGTCAATCAGAATCG GCCCAGATTACATTAACAGCCCTGAGATGTCTGACATCACGTTTGTTGTTGAAGGGCGACCGTTTTACGCTCATAAAATCATCCTGGCCACCGCCTCAAAGAAGTTTAAG GCAATGCTGTCAAACAAGACTATCGAGCCGAACGATGGGAGCACCCCCTGTATTGAAATAACTGAcataaaatatgaaatatttatg CTTGTGATTCAGTTTTTATACAGCGGAACGGTGGACGATCCTGtacatcaaaataaaattctggAG TTGTTACAGGCTTCGCAGTACTTCATGTTGGACTCATTAAAACGTCATTGTGAGCGTTTTGCTGCGAAACACCTTGACTGTGAAAACGTTGTCGACACATACGTTTTCGCAAAT TTGTGTGAGGCAAAAGAGCTGCTCAGCTATTGCGCaggtttcattttgaaaaacctGGCAGCCATGATGGAAGTCAAGAATTTTAGGGACACTTTGTTTAACAACAATAGCAATGAG CTTTTACAAGCCCTGAAGTCTTGTTTGATTGAAAGAATCAAAGCGAACAGTACAGCGAAACCACCCGGAAGGTCACCCGTCCAGTTTTGA
- the LOC131776618 gene encoding ankyrin repeat and BTB/POZ domain-containing protein 3-like isoform X3 produces MYAAPKKALSSPKTGSPRRRGLDKCMTTACVTSVAELTELVHQARQRFSDAYQSKDNKFMSQVDWATNALHTLSYFMKCSHQIDEDISDILAATRRAHSQLPPLVEWLRVASLHVEHRGSSIVDDDDVRQAARLLLPFNDCEPRALCPTDSLTVSSSLSPTTAAVSFQQDLGLRLLLSGRVDVIPQALVMLGPEKANTINLQGMTPLMYACAYGNEALVKRLIECHALLDTQVPNNKQIYPLLNLELISWTALSFAAMKGHVNVCQLLLDAGANPNGAMNHGKENQVETPLQLAAATGNYEVVSMLLRKAADPYVSVNTCSFSPGLRGFGNAYAAAAAHGLKNILRKLLAEPGPRRENDMLSLTEILTEGSLSDEGNEMKLTKKKSMALEEALYHSCEHGFLEIAMELRSLGVPWNIHCWSQTVGHAYERGQKAFLECLLRDFQSMPTNEYTSDFCEDGLVILFNIFKECEDLALSKELASVLSCCFSRQPLKEIEILPITQTSIRIGPDYINSPEMSDITFVVEGRPFYAHKIILATASKKFKAMLSNKTIEPNDGSTPCIEITDIKYEIFMLVIQFLYSGTVDDPVHQNKILELLQASQYFMLDSLKRHCERFAAKHLDCENVVDTYVFANLCEAKELLSYCAGFILKNLAAMMEVKNFRDTLFNNNSNELLQALKSCLIERIKANSTAKPPGRSPVQF; encoded by the exons ATGTACGCTGCGCCAAAGAAAG ctCTAAGCAGCCCGAAAACAGGTTCACCAAGGCGGAGGGGATTGGACAAATGCATGACGACTGCCTGTGTTACATCAGTGGCTGAATTGACTGAGCTGGTACACCAGGCTCGACAGCGTTTCTCAGATGCGTACCAAAGCAAAGATAACAAATTTATGTCTCAAGTGGACTGGGCAACCAATGCACTGCACACTTTGTCTTATTTCATGAAGTGCTCCCATCAAATTGATGAGGACATTTCGGACATTTTGGCAGCTACGAGACG TGCACATTCCCAGCTTCCTCCGCTGGTAGAGTGGCTGAGAGTAGCGAGCCTGCACGTCGAACACCGTGGGAGCAGTATCGTCGATGACGATGACGTCAGACAGGCAGCCAGATTGCTACTGCCCTTTAACGACTGTGAGCCTCGAGCTTTGTG CCCCACAGATTCGTTGACCGTCTCTAGTTCCCTGTCCCCCACAACCGCAGCTGTTAGCTTTCAGCAAGACCTGGGCTTGCGCCTGCTCTTAAGCGGAAGAGTCGACGTAATACCGCAGGCTCTTGTAATGTTAGGACCTGAGAAAGCCAACACTATCAATCTACAG GGAATGACGCCGCTGATGTACGCATGCGCTTACGGTAACGAGGCTCTTGTCAAGAGGCTGATAGAGTGCCACGCGTTACTAGACACCCAG GttccaaacaacaaacaaatctATCCACTCCTAAACTTGGAGCTCATCTCCTGGACCGCACTGTCTTTTGCGGCCATGAAAGGTCACGTGAACGTGTGTCAG CTATTGTTAGACGCTGGAGCAAATCCAAACGGAGCTATGAATCAtgggaaagaaaaccaagtgGAGACTCCATTACAGTTGGCTGCCGCAACAG GTAATTACGAAGTCGTCTCCATGCTCCTGAGGAAAGCTGCAGATCCCTATGTCAGCGTTAACACGTGTTCTTTTAGCCCAGGATTGCGGGGGTTTGGAAACGCGTATGCTGCTGCGGCTGCACATGGGCTCAAAAACATCTTGCGGAAACTACTGGCGGAGCCTGGTCCACGACGGGAAAACGACATGTTGTCACTTACAGAAATTCTTACCGAAG GTTCTCTCTCGGATGAAGGAAACGAAAtgaaattaacaaagaaaaaaagcatggCTCTTGAG GAGGCTCTGTACCACAGCTGTGAGCATGGATTCCTTGAAATCGCAATGGAGTTAAGAAGTTTGG GTGTGCCATGGAACATCCATTGTTGGAGTCAAACTGTAGGTCACGCTTACGAACGAGGACAAAAGGCATTCCTCGAATGTTTGTTGCGCGACTTTCAGTCAATGCCGACTAATGAGTACACAAGTGACTTCTGTGAGGACGGACTTGTCATCCTgttcaatattttcaaggaaTGTGAG GACCTTGCTCTGTCGAAGGAGCTTGCCTCGGTGCTGTCGTGTTGTTTTAGCCGTCAACCTCTAAAGGAGATCGAGATACTTCCCATAACACAGACGTCAATCAGAATCG GCCCAGATTACATTAACAGCCCTGAGATGTCTGACATCACGTTTGTTGTTGAAGGGCGACCGTTTTACGCTCATAAAATCATCCTGGCCACCGCCTCAAAGAAGTTTAAG GCAATGCTGTCAAACAAGACTATCGAGCCGAACGATGGGAGCACCCCCTGTATTGAAATAACTGAcataaaatatgaaatatttatg CTTGTGATTCAGTTTTTATACAGCGGAACGGTGGACGATCCTGtacatcaaaataaaattctggAG TTGTTACAGGCTTCGCAGTACTTCATGTTGGACTCATTAAAACGTCATTGTGAGCGTTTTGCTGCGAAACACCTTGACTGTGAAAACGTTGTCGACACATACGTTTTCGCAAAT TTGTGTGAGGCAAAAGAGCTGCTCAGCTATTGCGCaggtttcattttgaaaaacctGGCAGCCATGATGGAAGTCAAGAATTTTAGGGACACTTTGTTTAACAACAATAGCAATGAG CTTTTACAAGCCCTGAAGTCTTGTTTGATTGAAAGAATCAAAGCGAACAGTACAGCGAAACCACCCGGAAGGTCACCCGTCCAGTTTTGA